One Clostridium estertheticum DNA segment encodes these proteins:
- a CDS encoding nucleotidyltransferase domain-containing protein, which produces MLYIDKIILFGSRARGDNSLKSDIDLGVYSNNSIAEFKDEIEEKVSTLLEFDFSHMNNIEDKFFIEQFEKEEVIIYEKP; this is translated from the coding sequence TTGTTATATATTGACAAAATTATACTCTTCGGTTCACGAGCACGTGGTGATAACTCGTTAAAAAGTGATATTGATTTAGGCGTATATTCTAATAATTCAATTGCAGAATTCAAAGATGAAATTGAGGAGAAGGTTAGTACTTTATTAGAGTTTGATTTTTCACATATGAATAATATTGAAGATAAGTTTTTTATAGAACAATTTGAAAAAGAAGAGGTAATTATTTATGAGAAACCTTGA
- a CDS encoding L,D-transpeptidase family protein, translating into METEVEKSTKRSIKKRKKIVLGIIISICTLLIIYFGMAIYFMNHFYFGSTINRISVSGKSVEAVNEQMASEIQKYQLNIKERGGINEQITGEEIGLKYDMNGEFKEFKDKQNPYKWISVVFNTKDSKMIVGVKYDKDLLKEHVNKLSCFDSSKVIEPKNAGYKYIDNGYVIVDEVIGNKGDKDILYKNAIDAITKGETTIDLESINYYVKPQYTSKSPKVVATRDKLNKYVSSKITYIFGGDKEILDGSTINKWVTVDENSEVTFNEKQVEIYMDVLASEYNTVAKTRNFVSSSGKVINIGGGSYGFAINKVKETQDLISMIMEGKSIEREPAYYQTALSRGKDDIGNTYVEIDLSRQHLWFYKNGVLITQGDVVTGNDGSDKTRTPVGIYMINYKERNATLKGEDYAAPVNYWLPFNGGIGIHDASWRDKFGGVLYKTGGSHGCINSPYDVAKTIFNNIEAGTPVVCY; encoded by the coding sequence ATGGAAACTGAGGTAGAAAAGTCAACAAAAAGGTCAATAAAAAAGCGTAAGAAAATTGTTTTAGGTATTATAATTTCTATTTGTACTTTACTTATAATATACTTTGGGATGGCAATATATTTTATGAATCATTTTTATTTTGGTTCTACAATAAATAGAATTAGTGTTTCAGGTAAAAGTGTAGAGGCTGTAAATGAACAAATGGCATCTGAGATTCAAAAATATCAGTTAAACATAAAAGAACGAGGCGGTATAAATGAACAAATTACAGGAGAAGAAATTGGCTTAAAGTATGATATGAATGGGGAGTTTAAGGAGTTTAAAGATAAACAGAATCCTTATAAATGGATTTCAGTAGTTTTTAATACAAAAGATTCTAAAATGATAGTAGGAGTTAAATATGATAAAGATTTATTAAAAGAACATGTGAACAAGCTTTCTTGTTTTGATAGTAGTAAGGTAATTGAACCTAAAAATGCAGGCTATAAGTATATAGATAATGGTTATGTGATTGTGGATGAAGTCATTGGAAACAAGGGCGATAAAGATATTTTATATAAGAATGCCATAGATGCAATCACTAAGGGTGAAACAACAATAGATTTGGAGTCAATTAATTACTACGTTAAGCCACAATATACTTCGAAATCTCCAAAGGTAGTTGCCACAAGGGACAAGTTAAACAAATATGTATCTTCAAAGATTACCTATATTTTTGGGGGAGATAAAGAAATTTTAGATGGTTCTACAATAAATAAGTGGGTTACAGTTGATGAGAATAGTGAAGTCACATTTAATGAAAAACAAGTTGAAATCTATATGGACGTACTTGCTAGTGAATATAATACAGTTGCAAAGACGAGAAATTTTGTTTCATCATCAGGAAAGGTAATTAATATTGGTGGCGGTAGTTATGGATTTGCTATTAATAAGGTTAAAGAAACCCAAGATTTAATTTCGATGATAATGGAAGGGAAATCTATAGAAAGAGAACCAGCATATTATCAAACCGCATTATCTCGTGGCAAGGATGATATTGGAAATACATATGTAGAAATAGATCTTTCAAGGCAACACTTATGGTTTTATAAAAACGGAGTGTTGATAACTCAAGGGGATGTTGTTACAGGTAATGATGGATCTGATAAGACTAGAACACCGGTGGGCATTTATATGATCAATTATAAAGAAAGAAATGCAACCCTTAAAGGTGAAGACTACGCTGCTCCTGTGAATTATTGGCTACCTTTTAATGGAGGAATAGGAATTCATGATGCAAGCTGGCGAGATAAGTTTGGGGGAGTGCTGTATAAGACAGGCGGATCCCATGGTTGTATAAATTCACCATACGATGTAGCAAAAACAATATTTAATAATATAGAGGCAGGTACTCCAGTTGTTTGTTATTAA
- a CDS encoding phosphatase PAP2 family protein: MPNLQKKGFGIIALLMIVFTFTDLQISKVIYNPDSVYGLIFEAIGEFPAGIIATFCTVSLIVTRKKEKSIKYNLGTIGYGLMLILFSLMATMLPIKYLNGPTFLAPILAVIYIVISYFLAKKISVTNKVELRQAAIVGVLTFFFVVITFNLVKMGWGRERYRHMVAEGSFDGFSLWFIRQGFTTNNEFMSFPSGHSTNGAIMIWLTLIPTFIPRLKSKQVLINSCVIVWIILVAASRVVVGAHFASDVTMGVTITLIIFSLLKKKYVKRIC; encoded by the coding sequence ATGCCAAATTTACAAAAAAAAGGATTTGGAATAATTGCACTACTTATGATAGTATTTACATTTACAGATTTGCAAATATCAAAGGTCATTTATAATCCAGATAGTGTATATGGATTAATATTTGAGGCTATTGGAGAATTTCCAGCAGGTATAATTGCTACTTTTTGCACCGTTAGCTTAATTGTAACTAGAAAAAAAGAAAAATCAATAAAATATAATTTAGGAACAATAGGATATGGCCTAATGTTAATTTTATTTTCATTAATGGCTACAATGTTACCAATTAAATATTTAAATGGACCTACATTTTTAGCTCCAATATTAGCAGTTATATATATAGTAATTTCTTATTTTCTAGCTAAAAAAATTAGTGTTACAAATAAAGTGGAGTTACGACAAGCTGCAATTGTAGGAGTATTAACATTCTTCTTTGTAGTAATTACATTTAATTTAGTTAAAATGGGATGGGGAAGAGAACGTTATAGACATATGGTTGCAGAAGGTTCTTTTGATGGGTTTTCACTATGGTTTATAAGACAAGGGTTTACTACAAATAATGAATTTATGTCATTCCCTTCAGGACATAGTACTAATGGAGCTATTATGATTTGGCTAACATTAATTCCAACCTTTATACCGAGATTAAAAAGTAAGCAAGTATTGATTAATAGCTGTGTTATAGTGTGGATAATTTTAGTTGCAGCTAGCCGAGTTGTTGTTGGAGCTCATTTTGCATCAGATGTAACCATGGGTGTAACAATTACTTTAATAATATTTAGCCTTTTAAAAAAGAAATATGTTAAGCGGATTTGCTAA
- a CDS encoding Crp/Fnr family transcriptional regulator encodes MKRILSKDLLAHYIAKHNIENIFDKEILEYAQLHFYEKQEYILEAESNLEYYYLLVDGKIKISYLFENGKSMLLKFYKDFNTIGDLELLKNTPILCNIDSIEDTYLIAIPSDILRKKYFDNLKFLHHLIASLSEKLYATINNSSYNFVYPLINRLSSYLVEHITEKSYVVLKPSFIEIAQFLGTTYRHLNRTFKELESKSIIKCENKIIHILDEDRLRELSKNLYIKSL; translated from the coding sequence ATGAAAAGAATTTTGAGCAAGGACCTCTTAGCCCATTATATTGCTAAGCATAATATAGAAAACATATTTGATAAAGAAATATTAGAATATGCACAACTCCATTTTTATGAAAAACAGGAATACATATTAGAAGCAGAGTCTAATCTTGAATATTATTATTTACTTGTAGATGGGAAAATCAAAATTTCTTATCTTTTTGAAAATGGTAAATCAATGCTTTTAAAGTTTTACAAAGACTTTAATACTATAGGAGATTTAGAACTTTTAAAAAACACACCTATACTTTGCAACATTGATTCAATAGAAGATACTTATTTAATAGCAATTCCTTCAGATATACTTAGAAAAAAATATTTTGATAATCTAAAGTTTTTACATCATTTAATTGCTTCTTTAAGCGAAAAACTTTATGCCACCATTAATAATAGTTCATACAACTTTGTATACCCTCTTATAAATAGATTATCTAGCTATTTAGTTGAGCATATAACAGAAAAAAGCTATGTAGTTTTAAAGCCATCATTCATTGAAATTGCTCAATTCTTAGGAACAACCTATAGGCACTTGAATAGAACATTTAAGGAACTTGAATCAAAATCAATTATAAAATGTGAAAATAAAATAATACATATTTTAGACGAGGATAGACTTCGAGAATTATCTAAAAACTTGTATATAAAATCTCTCTAG
- a CDS encoding flavodoxin family protein has product MKTAIIFHSVCGNTYLVAKAFYESFLKKGKEVEIYRVWDENLEELSEQFSVAKEYLEEIMNIPIAKWGNILDKEQIILGCPTYYGNVSAEMKAYMDAASEFWADGKLIGKRLTVFTSAGSPEGGGHLCLQALNTFGQHMGMILQSIPPNLVPNENIPAYGMIHYSGALGDQRPGEKLLCAVDKYVEKYL; this is encoded by the coding sequence TTGAAAACGGCTATTATTTTTCATAGTGTGTGTGGAAATACTTATTTGGTAGCAAAGGCTTTTTATGAAAGCTTTTTAAAAAAAGGTAAGGAAGTAGAGATTTACCGCGTATGGGATGAGAATCTAGAGGAATTATCAGAGCAATTTTCAGTAGCGAAGGAATATTTAGAAGAAATAATGAATATACCCATTGCAAAATGGGGGAATATATTAGATAAAGAACAAATTATTTTAGGATGTCCTACTTATTATGGGAATGTTTCTGCAGAAATGAAAGCGTATATGGATGCTGCATCAGAATTTTGGGCAGATGGAAAACTAATAGGTAAAAGATTAACCGTATTTACATCTGCAGGGAGCCCGGAAGGTGGAGGACATTTGTGTCTACAAGCCTTGAATACTTTTGGACAGCATATGGGCATGATTTTGCAATCAATTCCACCTAACCTAGTACCTAATGAAAATATTCCTGCATATGGAATGATTCATTATTCAGGAGCGTTAGGAGATCAAAGACCTGGTGAAAAACTATTATGTGCAGTAGATAAGTATGTAGAAAAATATTTGTAA
- a CDS encoding HI0074 family nucleotidyltransferase substrate-binding subunit — protein sequence MRNLDFKYMNLKKAYDRLKEVSDLYDGKNEIIRDSLIQRFEFTYELTHKTLKEFMNYAGVTLENSFPRTIFKKAYVNNIISDESVWISLLEDKISTSHIYNEKLANEIAERIAIKYVDAIGELIKNLELLM from the coding sequence ATGAGAAACCTTGATTTTAAGTATATGAATTTGAAAAAGGCATACGATAGACTTAAAGAAGTTAGTGATTTATATGACGGTAAAAATGAAATAATAAGAGATAGCTTGATTCAAAGGTTTGAATTTACATATGAGCTGACTCATAAAACACTCAAAGAGTTTATGAATTACGCAGGAGTAACCCTTGAAAACTCATTTCCACGTACAATATTTAAAAAGGCATATGTAAACAATATTATATCAGATGAATCAGTATGGATTAGTTTATTAGAAGATAAAATTTCTACATCACATATATATAATGAAAAGTTAGCTAATGAAATTGCAGAGAGAATAGCTATTAAATATGTTGACGCGATTGGAGAACTAATTAAAAACTTAGAATTATTAATGTAG
- a CDS encoding glycoside hydrolase family 3 protein, whose amino-acid sequence MKKYTFEEKENYIYVKNNGGKDIAYSEESGISILEVDGFAFKDLNKNGVLDPYKDWRLPMEERIADLLNKMSVEQIAGLMLYSQHQAVSTEDSIFAKMFGGTYDGKTLEESGMDISDLTDQQKKFLEEDHLRHILLTVVNDAKTAAKWNNNVQSLVEGLELGIPVNNSSDPRHTPSANTEFNAGAGGDISKWPEPLGLAATFDAEIARRFGQVASKEYRALGITTALSPQVDIATEPRWMRFNGTFGEDSTLSTHMAEAYCDGFQTTEESKGWGNESVNAMVKHWPGGGSGEAGRDAHYGFGKYAVYPGNNFDEHLKPFTEGAFKLKNGTKEASAVMPYYTISHNQDHKYNENVGNSYNKFIITDLLRNKYNYDGVVCTDWMITKDAPAIDSFLSGKCWGVETMGEADRHYKILMAGVDQFGGNNEIKPILDAYNMGVKEHGEEFMRNRFETSAKRLLRNIFKTGLFENPYVDPKESEKIVGNEEFMGEGYNAQLKSIVMLKNKNNILPISEKKKVYIPKRRLKEGLDWFGNIIPASEVFPVEKNIVEKYYTVVEKPEEADFAIVFIESPDSVGYKKEEGYIPVTLQYRPYTAEYAREKSIANDDGESRSYKNKSNTATNEKDLDIILETKEAMEDKPVIVSMNCKNPTVVSEFENKVESILINFNVQTQAVLDLISGRQGPSGLLPFQMPKDMKTVEEQKEDVAHDMECYVDEEGHIYDFAYGMNYEGIIEDERVNKYKK is encoded by the coding sequence ATGAAAAAATACACATTTGAAGAAAAAGAAAATTATATATATGTTAAAAATAATGGCGGAAAAGATATTGCATACTCAGAGGAATCTGGAATATCAATACTAGAAGTAGATGGATTTGCATTTAAAGATTTAAATAAAAATGGAGTTTTAGATCCATATAAAGATTGGCGTTTACCAATGGAAGAAAGAATAGCTGATTTATTAAACAAAATGAGTGTAGAACAAATTGCAGGGTTAATGTTATATAGTCAACATCAAGCAGTATCAACTGAAGATAGTATATTTGCAAAAATGTTTGGTGGAACTTATGATGGAAAAACTCTAGAAGAAAGTGGCATGGATATAAGTGATTTAACAGATCAGCAAAAGAAATTTTTAGAAGAAGATCATTTACGACACATTCTTTTAACAGTAGTAAATGATGCAAAAACAGCAGCAAAATGGAACAACAATGTGCAAAGTTTAGTAGAAGGATTAGAACTTGGAATACCTGTAAATAACAGCTCAGACCCAAGACACACACCAAGTGCAAACACAGAATTTAATGCAGGGGCTGGTGGAGATATTTCTAAATGGCCAGAACCATTAGGTTTAGCTGCAACTTTTGATGCTGAGATTGCAAGGCGTTTTGGTCAAGTTGCATCTAAAGAATACAGAGCCTTAGGAATTACAACAGCTCTTTCACCACAAGTTGATATTGCAACAGAACCTAGATGGATGCGCTTTAATGGAACATTTGGAGAAGATTCAACATTATCCACACATATGGCAGAAGCTTATTGTGATGGGTTCCAAACAACAGAGGAAAGTAAAGGGTGGGGAAATGAAAGTGTAAATGCAATGGTAAAACATTGGCCAGGTGGAGGTAGTGGAGAGGCAGGACGTGATGCACATTATGGCTTTGGTAAATATGCTGTTTATCCTGGAAACAATTTTGATGAACATTTAAAACCATTTACAGAAGGTGCATTTAAATTAAAAAATGGAACAAAAGAAGCATCAGCAGTAATGCCTTATTATACAATTTCTCATAATCAAGACCACAAATATAATGAAAATGTAGGAAACTCATATAACAAGTTTATTATTACAGATTTACTACGTAATAAATATAATTATGATGGTGTTGTATGTACAGATTGGATGATTACTAAAGATGCACCTGCTATAGATTCATTTTTAAGTGGTAAGTGCTGGGGAGTAGAAACCATGGGGGAAGCAGACCGTCATTATAAAATATTAATGGCAGGTGTTGATCAGTTTGGCGGAAACAATGAAATAAAACCAATTTTAGATGCTTATAATATGGGAGTTAAAGAGCATGGTGAAGAATTTATGCGTAATAGATTTGAAACATCTGCAAAAAGATTACTTAGAAATATTTTTAAAACAGGATTATTTGAAAACCCATATGTAGATCCAAAAGAGTCAGAGAAAATAGTAGGAAATGAAGAATTTATGGGAGAAGGTTACAATGCACAACTTAAATCAATAGTTATGCTTAAGAATAAAAACAATATACTGCCAATAAGTGAAAAGAAAAAAGTTTATATTCCAAAACGTAGATTAAAGGAAGGTCTGGATTGGTTTGGGAATATAATACCAGCGAGTGAAGTTTTCCCAGTAGAAAAGAATATTGTTGAAAAATATTATACAGTAGTTGAAAAACCAGAAGAAGCAGACTTTGCTATTGTGTTTATTGAGTCACCAGATAGTGTTGGATATAAAAAAGAAGAGGGATATATACCAGTAACTCTTCAATATAGACCATACACAGCAGAGTATGCAAGGGAAAAAAGTATTGCAAACGATGATGGAGAAAGTAGAAGTTATAAAAATAAATCAAACACAGCTACTAATGAAAAGGATTTAGATATTATATTAGAAACAAAAGAGGCAATGGAAGATAAGCCAGTTATTGTATCTATGAATTGTAAAAATCCTACAGTAGTAAGTGAATTTGAAAATAAAGTTGAATCAATTCTAATAAACTTTAATGTACAGACACAAGCAGTTTTAGATCTAATAAGTGGGAGACAAGGGCCAAGTGGGTTACTTCCATTTCAAATGCCAAAAGATATGAAAACAGTAGAAGAGCAAAAGGAAGATGTTGCTCACGATATGGAATGTTATGTTGATGAAGAAGGGCATATATATGATTTTGCTTATGGAATGAATTATGAAGGAATAATTGAAGATGAACGTGTAAATAAATATAAAAAATAA
- a CDS encoding alpha/beta hydrolase, whose amino-acid sequence MERKYSKELLNKLVERQETIMIKGVEVLVKNLPDSDEKGAMDPRLYKDMKNQLLIMKYMPKFLMKMDMSVKGVAKLRKMFNGIKSIPIVKKKIEIEHRNVKGEDGNQIPIRIYKSETMRKNAQVLYFIHGGGFFGGSPDVVEEFVKLIVENTDILAVSVDYRLAPENPYPAGHKDCYTTLKWIYNNVENLGGDKNNIFVAGDSAGGNLTQYCTTRDMEDKLGMVKGQLLLYPTVNMAGIEDEYFKWSIDDFEMAPKHRSGIKMMLDVFSSLVGLGEILGTTEIDNDYLSPYKRNPKGLPPTFITVGEHDFLKIESLAYAAKLANAGVETKTVLYKGFGHAYADNVGVYPQSEDCAIEIGKFILEISK is encoded by the coding sequence ATGGAAAGAAAGTATTCAAAAGAATTATTAAATAAGCTTGTAGAGCGCCAAGAAACAATTATGATAAAAGGTGTAGAGGTACTAGTTAAAAACTTGCCAGATAGTGATGAAAAAGGTGCTATGGATCCACGTCTGTATAAAGATATGAAAAATCAGCTTTTAATAATGAAATATATGCCAAAATTTTTAATGAAGATGGATATGTCAGTAAAAGGAGTTGCAAAACTTAGAAAAATGTTTAATGGGATAAAAAGTATTCCTATAGTTAAAAAGAAAATTGAAATAGAACATAGAAATGTAAAAGGGGAAGATGGAAATCAAATTCCTATAAGAATTTATAAATCAGAAACAATGAGAAAAAATGCCCAAGTTTTATATTTCATTCATGGTGGAGGATTCTTTGGAGGATCTCCTGATGTTGTAGAAGAGTTCGTTAAGCTAATAGTAGAAAATACAGATATTCTTGCAGTGTCAGTTGACTATAGACTTGCACCAGAGAACCCATATCCAGCAGGACACAAAGATTGTTACACTACTTTAAAATGGATTTATAATAATGTAGAAAATTTAGGTGGAGATAAAAATAATATTTTCGTTGCAGGAGATAGTGCAGGAGGTAACTTAACACAATATTGCACAACTAGAGATATGGAAGATAAATTAGGAATGGTAAAGGGACAACTTTTACTTTATCCAACAGTAAATATGGCTGGAATTGAAGATGAATATTTCAAATGGAGTATTGATGACTTTGAAATGGCACCTAAACATAGATCAGGTATTAAAATGATGTTAGATGTGTTCAGTTCACTGGTAGGACTTGGAGAAATATTAGGAACTACAGAGATAGATAATGATTATTTAAGTCCATATAAAAGAAATCCTAAAGGATTACCACCAACATTTATTACAGTAGGAGAGCATGATTTCCTTAAAATAGAAAGTTTAGCATATGCAGCGAAATTAGCAAATGCAGGTGTAGAAACAAAAACAGTTCTATATAAAGGTTTTGGACATGCCTATGCAGACAATGTAGGAGTATATCCACAAAGTGAAGATTGTGCCATTGAAATAGGTAAATTTATTTTAGAAATATCTAAATAA
- a CDS encoding LysR family transcriptional regulator, with protein sequence MNFISVEAFLSIVETKSLSKAAEKLYLSQSTISHRLKILEQELNTELVLRNRGQRVITLTPSSLYNKLIRSDSPMIR encoded by the coding sequence ATGAATTTTATAAGTGTAGAAGCTTTTTTAAGTATCGTCGAGACTAAAAGCCTATCAAAAGCCGCCGAAAAACTTTATTTATCTCAATCCACTATCAGCCACCGTCTTAAAATCCTTGAACAAGAACTTAATACGGAGCTTGTTCTACGTAATCGGGGACAAAGGGTTATAACTCTTACCCCTTCTTCCCTTTACAATAAACTTATACGAAGTGATAGCCCAATGATTAGATAA
- the pgmB gene encoding beta-phosphoglucomutase: MDIRAVLFDLDGVIADTAKFHFLAWKAVAEELGIIIDEEFNEQLKGVDRVLSFDRILAHGSITTLKEEKEYYRTKKNNMYRELLESLTTDDVMPGINDFFNELIDNNIKIAIASISQNAPLILEKLNLIDKVDCIADPKSVKLSKPAPDIFLKAAELAGVETKYCVGIEDAKAGIESINNAEIFSVGVGKLKGANLLLGSTSELNLERIKESFYRYYSK; this comes from the coding sequence ATGGATATAAGAGCAGTATTATTTGATTTAGATGGAGTAATAGCAGATACAGCAAAGTTTCACTTTTTAGCTTGGAAGGCAGTGGCAGAAGAACTTGGAATTATAATTGATGAAGAGTTTAATGAACAGCTTAAAGGTGTGGATAGGGTTTTATCATTTGATAGGATCCTAGCACATGGAAGTATTACAACATTAAAAGAAGAAAAAGAGTATTATAGAACAAAAAAAAATAATATGTATAGGGAACTTTTAGAAAGTCTAACTACAGATGATGTTATGCCAGGTATTAATGATTTCTTTAATGAATTAATTGATAACAATATTAAAATAGCAATAGCATCTATTTCTCAAAATGCACCACTTATTTTAGAAAAGTTAAACTTAATAGATAAAGTAGATTGTATAGCAGACCCAAAATCAGTGAAACTTTCAAAGCCAGCTCCAGATATATTTTTAAAAGCAGCAGAGCTTGCAGGGGTAGAGACTAAATATTGTGTTGGTATTGAAGATGCAAAAGCTGGCATAGAATCAATTAATAATGCAGAGATATTTTCAGTTGGAGTAGGGAAATTAAAGGGGGCAAACCTTTTACTAGGGTCAACTAGTGAACTAAATTTAGAAAGAATAAAGGAAAGCTTTTATAGATATTATTCAAAATAA
- a CDS encoding YjjG family noncanonical pyrimidine nucleotidase: protein MKYEIIIFDADETLFDFKKSERDAFKNTMLEFDIEYDESHHLKIYQSINTDIWKEFEDGLITQKILKVERFKRLSDRLDAGFDETQFAKSYMKHLSNASFLYDDSISLVESLHKDYRLTIITNGLKDVQDNRIRKSIIAKYFEDIVVSEEVQVSKPDPKIFELALNNIKHTDKSKVLIVGDSLSSDIQGGINFGIDTCWFNPNKIVNKTGIKPTYEISNFIELKSILQIKKYRS, encoded by the coding sequence ATGAAGTACGAGATTATAATATTTGATGCAGATGAGACTTTATTTGATTTTAAAAAATCTGAAAGGGATGCTTTTAAAAATACCATGCTTGAATTTGATATAGAGTATGATGAAAGTCATCATTTAAAAATATACCAGAGTATAAATACGGATATATGGAAAGAGTTTGAGGATGGTCTTATTACTCAGAAAATATTAAAGGTAGAAAGATTTAAAAGATTATCAGATAGATTAGATGCTGGGTTTGACGAGACTCAATTTGCAAAATCATATATGAAACATTTATCTAATGCATCGTTTTTGTATGATGATAGTATATCGCTTGTAGAAAGTCTGCATAAAGATTATAGACTTACTATAATTACTAATGGTCTTAAGGATGTTCAGGATAATAGAATAAGAAAATCTATTATAGCAAAATACTTTGAAGATATAGTAGTATCTGAGGAAGTTCAGGTATCGAAGCCAGATCCTAAAATATTTGAACTCGCTTTAAACAATATAAAGCATACAGACAAGAGCAAGGTATTGATAGTAGGAGATAGCTTATCCTCTGATATACAAGGTGGAATAAATTTTGGTATAGATACATGCTGGTTTAATCCTAATAAAATTGTAAATAAAACAGGAATAAAACCTACTTATGAGATTTCTAATTTTATAGAGCTTAAGAGTATCTTACAAATTAAAAAATATAGGTCATGA